Proteins from a genomic interval of Microbacterium imperiale:
- a CDS encoding sugar ABC transporter permease, whose product MSTATVRPRSGRTTTARRRRWLLEVGWKYLVALVILFYAMFPLLYVVSAALNPRGSLAASNRLFAAFDLSNFAALGGTSYWTWYGNTLIVSGASALGAVLMGAAAAYAFSRFRFRGRRPGLTALLIIQMFPQALAFVAIFLMLLALGEVFPVLGLNSKLALICVYLGGALGVNTFLMYGFFNTIPMELDESAKIDGATHAQIFWRIIMPLVTPILAVVALLAFIASFGDYIIAKIVLVSQDNWTLAVGMFQWVSNQLASNWGLFAAGAVLASIPILALFLGLQRYIIGGLTAGSVKG is encoded by the coding sequence ATGTCAACCGCCACCGTCCGTCCCCGCTCCGGTCGCACGACCACGGCCCGGCGCCGCCGCTGGCTGCTCGAGGTGGGCTGGAAGTACCTCGTCGCGCTCGTGATCCTCTTCTACGCGATGTTCCCGCTGCTGTACGTCGTCTCGGCAGCGCTCAACCCGCGCGGCAGCCTGGCCGCGAGCAACCGGCTCTTCGCCGCCTTCGATCTGTCGAACTTCGCCGCCCTCGGAGGCACGTCCTACTGGACCTGGTACGGCAACACCCTGATCGTCAGCGGTGCCTCCGCCCTCGGCGCGGTGCTGATGGGAGCGGCAGCGGCCTACGCCTTCTCGCGCTTCCGTTTCCGCGGCCGCCGCCCGGGCCTGACCGCGCTCCTCATCATTCAGATGTTCCCGCAGGCGCTGGCCTTCGTGGCGATCTTCCTCATGCTCCTGGCGCTCGGCGAGGTGTTCCCGGTCCTCGGGCTGAACTCGAAGCTCGCCCTCATCTGCGTGTACCTCGGCGGCGCGCTCGGCGTGAACACGTTCCTCATGTACGGGTTCTTCAACACCATCCCGATGGAGCTCGACGAATCGGCGAAGATCGACGGCGCCACCCACGCCCAGATCTTCTGGCGGATCATCATGCCGCTCGTGACCCCGATCCTGGCGGTCGTGGCGCTGCTGGCCTTCATCGCCTCGTTCGGCGACTACATCATCGCCAAGATCGTGCTGGTGTCGCAGGACAACTGGACGCTTGCCGTCGGCATGTTCCAGTGGGTCTCGAACCAGCTGGCGAGCAACTGGGGCCTGTTCGCCGCGGGCGCCGTCCTCGCCTCGATCCCGATCCTGGCATTGTTCCTCGGCCTGCAGCGGTACATCATCGGCGGCCTGACCGCCGGGTCCGTCAAGGGCTGA
- a CDS encoding ABC transporter permease subunit, translating into MSVPQGTVSESAPPPHPPLTTPAAEPHGRRWNGLGWGFVVKLVLMAIVNAFGLMGVFAAVQAESWIIATAAAVLLIAADVVYFTKRALPLKYLLPGLAFLLVFQVFIFGYTAYIAFTNYGAGHVGSQEQAVAAALAQGERRIDTSPSYPLSLVEQGGEYGFAINDDGEIKAGSVDRPLEVVGETSATGAPADVPGWNVVPRGTFLGDPELQELVVQLRVPVSDDPNEGSIRTRDGSTGAVYLSTLEWDADAQTITDTASGTVYTASDSGSFVSDDGTALPTGWVVNVGFDNFLRLATDPGLLEPLALVTLWTFVWAALSVLIPFIMGLVVALIFNDPRVKGRKILRTLFILPYAFPAFMSALLFRGMFNAEFGVINEFFFGGANIDWLGDPWLARIAVLFVNVWLTYPYYFLVCTGALQALPSDALEAASIDGAGRFRQFRAIVLPLVLVATAPLLISSFAFSFNNFTIIYMFNSGGPAIPGAPYALGATDILISAIWAISGVSGGAADYGLASALSILVFIVVGVISALAFRQTRKLEEYQ; encoded by the coding sequence ATGTCGGTCCCGCAGGGAACCGTGAGCGAGAGCGCCCCGCCGCCTCACCCCCCGTTGACCACGCCCGCCGCCGAGCCCCATGGCCGCCGATGGAACGGCCTCGGCTGGGGCTTCGTCGTGAAGCTCGTACTGATGGCCATCGTCAACGCGTTCGGCCTCATGGGCGTGTTCGCCGCGGTGCAGGCCGAGTCGTGGATCATCGCGACCGCTGCGGCCGTGCTGCTGATCGCCGCGGATGTCGTGTACTTCACCAAGCGCGCGCTGCCGCTGAAGTACCTGCTGCCGGGCCTGGCATTCCTGCTGGTGTTCCAGGTGTTCATCTTCGGGTACACCGCCTACATCGCCTTCACCAACTACGGCGCCGGGCACGTCGGATCGCAGGAGCAGGCCGTCGCCGCCGCCCTCGCCCAGGGCGAGCGACGCATCGACACCTCCCCCTCCTACCCGCTCTCGCTCGTCGAGCAGGGCGGCGAATACGGCTTCGCCATCAACGACGACGGCGAGATCAAGGCGGGGTCGGTCGACCGGCCGCTCGAGGTCGTGGGTGAGACCAGCGCCACCGGCGCGCCCGCCGACGTCCCCGGGTGGAACGTCGTCCCCCGCGGCACGTTCCTCGGCGATCCCGAGCTGCAGGAACTGGTGGTGCAGCTCCGGGTTCCCGTCTCGGACGACCCGAACGAGGGCTCGATCCGCACCCGTGACGGCTCGACCGGCGCCGTCTACCTGTCCACGCTGGAGTGGGATGCCGACGCGCAGACCATCACCGACACGGCATCCGGCACGGTCTACACCGCCAGCGACAGCGGGTCGTTCGTCTCGGACGACGGAACCGCGCTGCCGACCGGCTGGGTCGTGAACGTCGGGTTCGACAACTTCCTGCGGCTGGCAACCGATCCGGGGCTCCTGGAACCGCTCGCACTCGTCACCCTGTGGACCTTCGTGTGGGCGGCCCTGTCGGTGCTCATCCCGTTCATCATGGGACTCGTCGTCGCGCTGATCTTCAACGACCCCCGGGTGAAGGGTCGCAAGATCCTCCGGACCCTGTTCATCCTTCCGTACGCGTTCCCGGCGTTCATGTCGGCGCTGCTGTTCCGCGGCATGTTCAACGCCGAGTTCGGCGTCATCAACGAGTTCTTCTTCGGGGGGGCCAACATCGACTGGCTCGGTGACCCCTGGCTCGCTCGCATCGCAGTCCTGTTCGTCAACGTCTGGCTGACCTATCCGTACTACTTCCTCGTGTGCACCGGTGCGTTGCAGGCGCTGCCGTCGGACGCGCTCGAGGCCGCATCGATCGACGGCGCCGGCCGGTTCCGTCAGTTCCGGGCGATCGTGCTGCCGCTGGTCCTGGTGGCCACCGCACCGCTGCTGATCTCGTCGTTCGCGTTCAGCTTCAACAACTTCACGATCATCTACATGTTCAACAGCGGTGGACCGGCGATTCCGGGCGCACCCTACGCCCTCGGCGCGACCGACATCCTGATCTCCGCGATCTGGGCGATCTCGGGCGTCTCCGGCGGCGCGGCCGACTACGGCCTCGCCAGCGCCCTGTCGATCCTCGTGTTCATCGTCGTCGGCGTGATCTCCGCCCTGGCGTTCCGTCAGACCCGCAAGCTGGAGGAGTACCAGTGA
- a CDS encoding sugar ABC transporter substrate-binding protein, which translates to MRKIGTGIVAVAATTVLLAGCSGGSTPTDDSDAGGSGASLVVWTDANRAPAIEAAAEAFEEETGTKVELVQKNFEDIRNDFINQVPTGEGPDITVGAHDFLGSFVSAGVVDTIDLGDKAEQIEQVAVDAFTYDGQVYGFPYALETMALIQNTDLVGEDAPTSWDDMIARAQAAGAERPFVINTAGQKGDAYTMYGFQTSFGAPVFVQDASGSYTTEVGLGGPAGESFAAWLGAHGEAGSGEISTTIDYDTNNELFASGTAAYTVQGPWAIEALTAEGVNVKVNPIPSAGGQTAAPFVGVQGFYISSESSNKLLAQEFLTTYLATDDAQRALYEADPRLPAWKTVAAEVSSDPVVAGFLASAANGVPQPSLPEMGSVWELWGAAQAQIIKGGDPVSTWNTMVADVEAAIG; encoded by the coding sequence ATGCGCAAGATCGGGACCGGAATCGTCGCTGTGGCGGCGACCACCGTCCTGCTCGCCGGTTGCTCCGGCGGCAGCACTCCCACCGACGACAGCGACGCGGGCGGCTCGGGCGCTTCGCTCGTGGTCTGGACCGACGCGAACCGCGCACCGGCCATCGAGGCCGCCGCCGAGGCGTTCGAGGAGGAGACCGGCACCAAGGTCGAGCTGGTGCAGAAGAACTTCGAGGACATCCGCAACGACTTCATCAACCAGGTCCCCACCGGTGAAGGCCCCGACATCACCGTCGGCGCCCACGACTTCCTCGGGTCGTTCGTCTCGGCGGGCGTCGTGGACACGATCGACCTCGGCGACAAGGCCGAGCAGATCGAACAGGTCGCGGTGGACGCGTTCACCTACGACGGGCAGGTCTACGGCTTCCCGTACGCGCTCGAGACGATGGCGCTGATCCAGAACACCGACCTCGTGGGCGAGGACGCGCCGACGTCGTGGGACGACATGATCGCCCGCGCGCAGGCAGCCGGTGCCGAGCGTCCGTTCGTGATCAACACGGCCGGCCAGAAGGGCGACGCGTACACCATGTACGGGTTCCAGACCTCGTTCGGCGCCCCGGTCTTCGTGCAGGACGCTTCGGGCTCGTACACCACGGAGGTCGGCCTGGGCGGGCCCGCCGGTGAGTCGTTCGCCGCCTGGCTCGGTGCGCACGGTGAGGCGGGCTCCGGCGAGATCTCGACCACCATCGACTACGACACCAACAACGAGCTGTTCGCCTCCGGCACGGCCGCCTACACGGTGCAGGGCCCCTGGGCGATCGAGGCGCTCACGGCCGAGGGCGTCAACGTCAAGGTGAACCCCATCCCGTCGGCCGGCGGCCAGACCGCCGCTCCCTTCGTCGGCGTGCAGGGCTTCTACATCAGCTCCGAGAGCTCGAACAAGCTGCTCGCCCAGGAGTTCCTGACCACCTACCTCGCGACCGACGACGCGCAGCGCGCCCTCTACGAGGCCGACCCGCGTCTGCCCGCCTGGAAGACCGTCGCGGCGGAGGTCTCGTCCGACCCGGTCGTCGCCGGCTTCCTGGCCTCGGCCGCGAACGGCGTTCCCCAGCCCTCGCTTCCCGAGATGGGCTCCGTCTGGGAGCTGTGGGGCGCGGCGCAGGCTCAGATCATCAAGGGCGGCGACCCCGTCAGCACCTGGAACACCATGGTGGCCGACGTCGAAGCCGCCATCGGCTGA
- a CDS encoding beta-galactosidase, which produces MPASVWPAIDGIAYGGDYNPEQWPREVWREDVRLMREAGVNLVSVGIFSWALLETSEGVYDFEWLDEIIGLLHENGIAVDLGTPTASPPAWFFANHPDARVVTRDGVVMGFGSRGMASHSAPAYREAAVGIASALAERYADHPAVVMWHVHNEYGVPIGEDYSPHAVRAWRLWLREKYGSLDALNAAWGTAFWGQHYGDWEHVGAPAAAPSVVNPAQRLDFARFTDAQLRACFVAERDAIRRFSSLPVTTNFMANQHNGCDLWAWAREVDIVSDDHYLWAADDEGEIGLAIAADLSRSVGRGKPWILMEHSTSAVNWQPRNVAKRPGEMARNSLAHLGRGADGILFFQWRAGRSGAEKFHSAMLPHAGTGSRVFREVVDLGAKLNRLSEVRGSRVRADVAILWDFESFWAQDLEWRPSADVSHGERIRAFYERLWRDNITADFALPGDDLSSYKLVIAPAQYLLRSDDADNLNRYVETGGTLVVSFFSAVVDENDAVHAGGFGVPLEPSLGVRVEEHLPLREGVTTTVSYGDGSFGADVWHEHLDVTGAETRATYTDGPGAGMPAITRKEHGAGTGWYISTRPDAAGLAAIMSDVYADAGIAPLPAPAGLEVIRRTGAEHDYVVAINHGATDARLALEGVDLLAGAAVEGTLEVSAGDVAVVRAPRTAPGGGR; this is translated from the coding sequence ATGCCCGCGAGCGTTTGGCCGGCCATCGACGGGATCGCCTATGGCGGCGACTACAACCCCGAACAGTGGCCCCGCGAGGTGTGGCGCGAGGACGTCCGTCTCATGCGCGAGGCCGGCGTCAACCTCGTCAGCGTCGGGATCTTCTCATGGGCGCTGCTCGAGACGAGCGAAGGCGTCTACGACTTCGAATGGCTCGACGAGATCATCGGGCTGCTCCACGAGAACGGCATCGCCGTCGACCTCGGCACCCCGACGGCCTCTCCTCCCGCCTGGTTCTTCGCGAACCACCCGGATGCACGGGTCGTCACCCGTGACGGCGTCGTGATGGGCTTCGGCTCGCGCGGCATGGCCTCGCACTCGGCTCCCGCGTATCGCGAGGCGGCCGTCGGGATCGCCAGCGCGCTCGCCGAGCGTTACGCCGACCACCCCGCCGTCGTGATGTGGCACGTGCACAACGAGTACGGGGTCCCCATCGGCGAGGACTACTCCCCCCACGCCGTCCGCGCCTGGCGCCTCTGGCTGCGGGAGAAGTACGGCAGCCTCGACGCGCTCAACGCCGCGTGGGGCACGGCGTTCTGGGGGCAGCACTACGGGGACTGGGAGCACGTCGGCGCGCCGGCTGCCGCCCCCTCGGTGGTCAACCCGGCGCAGCGCCTGGACTTCGCCCGCTTCACCGACGCGCAGCTGCGGGCCTGCTTCGTCGCCGAGCGCGACGCCATCCGTCGCTTCTCGTCGCTGCCGGTCACCACCAACTTCATGGCGAACCAGCACAACGGGTGCGACCTGTGGGCGTGGGCGCGCGAGGTCGACATCGTGTCGGACGACCACTACCTGTGGGCAGCCGACGACGAGGGCGAGATCGGCCTGGCCATCGCCGCCGACCTCTCGCGGTCGGTGGGCCGCGGCAAGCCCTGGATCCTCATGGAGCACTCCACCTCGGCCGTGAACTGGCAGCCCCGCAACGTCGCGAAGCGACCCGGCGAGATGGCGCGCAACTCGCTCGCGCACCTCGGCCGCGGAGCCGACGGCATCCTCTTCTTCCAATGGCGCGCCGGCCGCTCGGGGGCCGAGAAGTTCCACTCCGCGATGCTGCCGCACGCCGGCACCGGGTCGCGGGTCTTCCGCGAGGTCGTCGACCTGGGTGCGAAGCTGAACCGGCTCTCCGAGGTGCGCGGCTCTCGCGTGCGGGCGGACGTCGCCATCCTGTGGGACTTCGAGTCGTTCTGGGCGCAGGACCTCGAGTGGCGTCCGTCCGCGGACGTCTCGCACGGCGAGCGGATCCGCGCGTTCTACGAGCGCCTCTGGCGCGACAACATCACGGCCGACTTCGCACTGCCCGGCGACGACCTCTCGTCCTACAAGCTCGTCATCGCACCGGCCCAGTACCTGCTGCGCAGCGACGACGCCGACAACCTCAACCGCTACGTCGAAACCGGCGGCACGCTCGTGGTGTCGTTCTTCTCGGCGGTCGTCGACGAGAACGACGCGGTCCACGCGGGCGGGTTCGGCGTTCCGCTCGAACCGTCGCTCGGCGTCCGGGTCGAGGAGCACCTGCCGCTGCGCGAAGGCGTCACCACGACGGTCTCCTACGGCGACGGCTCGTTCGGCGCAGACGTCTGGCACGAGCACCTGGACGTCACGGGGGCCGAGACGCGCGCCACCTACACCGACGGGCCGGGCGCCGGCATGCCGGCCATCACCCGCAAGGAGCACGGGGCGGGCACCGGCTGGTACATCAGCACGCGCCCGGATGCCGCGGGCCTGGCCGCGATCATGAGCGACGTGTACGCCGACGCCGGCATCGCGCCTCTCCCGGCGCCGGCCGGACTCGAGGTCATCCGCCGCACCGGCGCCGAACACGACTACGTCGTCGCGATCAACCATGGCGCGACGGACGCACGACTCGCCCTCGAGGGCGTCGACCTGCTCGCAGGCGCCGCCGTCGAAGGCACGCTGGAGGTGAGTGCGGGCGACGTCGCCGTCGTCCGTGCACCGCGCACAGCACCCGGGGGTGGTCGCTGA
- a CDS encoding LacI family DNA-binding transcriptional regulator yields the protein MNGTTGASRKPTIRDVAAAAGVSHGTVSRVINGGHWVSPEAREAVDRAIRETGYTANHAARSLATGRANSLAFLLTEPQHLLFADPTFALLLRGATEALAQRSMTLVLMIADTAAERANVERYVRAGHVDGVLLISSHESNPLLASLIAAGVPTVCTGVPLGDRAHVPTVSVDEQESARAMTRHLLAQGHRRIAVITGPNDTPGGRYRLEGFRAEMGELFDPELVEQDVYSSDAGAAAMARLLERAPDIEAVFAASDVMAVGAIAAIRRSGRTVPDDIAVAGFDDSGLAATHDPPLTTMRQPWGEISAAMVDMVLQVIAGGDPQPLVLPTTLVVRETA from the coding sequence GTGAACGGCACCACCGGCGCGTCGCGCAAACCGACCATTCGCGACGTCGCGGCCGCCGCGGGCGTCTCGCACGGTACGGTCTCGCGCGTCATCAATGGCGGCCACTGGGTCTCGCCCGAGGCACGCGAGGCGGTCGACCGTGCGATCCGCGAGACCGGCTACACCGCCAACCACGCGGCGCGCAGCCTCGCCACGGGGCGCGCCAACTCGCTGGCCTTCCTGCTGACGGAGCCGCAGCACCTGCTGTTCGCCGACCCCACCTTCGCGCTGCTGCTGCGCGGTGCGACCGAGGCGCTCGCGCAGCGTTCGATGACGCTCGTCCTGATGATCGCCGATACCGCCGCCGAGCGCGCCAACGTCGAGCGATACGTGCGTGCTGGGCACGTCGACGGCGTGCTGCTGATCTCGTCCCACGAATCGAACCCGCTGCTGGCCTCGCTCATCGCGGCGGGCGTGCCGACGGTGTGCACGGGCGTGCCGCTGGGCGACCGGGCGCACGTGCCGACCGTCTCGGTCGACGAGCAGGAGTCGGCTCGGGCGATGACCCGCCACCTGCTCGCGCAGGGCCACCGCCGCATCGCGGTCATCACCGGACCCAACGACACCCCGGGCGGTCGGTACCGACTCGAGGGCTTCCGGGCCGAGATGGGCGAGCTGTTCGATCCCGAGCTCGTGGAGCAGGACGTCTATTCGAGCGATGCCGGAGCCGCCGCGATGGCCCGCCTGCTGGAGCGCGCGCCGGACATCGAGGCCGTGTTCGCGGCATCCGACGTCATGGCCGTGGGGGCGATCGCCGCCATCCGTCGCAGCGGCCGGACGGTGCCGGACGACATCGCGGTGGCCGGCTTCGACGACTCCGGACTCGCCGCCACGCACGACCCTCCGCTGACGACGATGCGACAGCCGTGGGGTGAGATCAGCGCTGCGATGGTGGACATGGTGCTGCAGGTGATCGCCGGGGGAGATCCGCAGCCGCTCGTGCTGCCGACGACCCTCGTGGTGCGCGAGACCGCGTGA
- the metG gene encoding methionine--tRNA ligase: MSNGRSFYITTPIYYPSDLPHIGHGYTSVAVDTLARWHRQAGDDTWMLTGTDEHGQKMLRAAAANNVTPQEWVDKLVEESWFPLLRTLDVANDDFIRTTQERHEERVKVFVQTLFDRGYIYAGEYAALYCVGCEEFKPEAEIADGTGPFEGLKVCAIHSKPLELLQEKNYFFKLSEFQDRLLELYKTVPDFVRPESARNEVVSFVRSGLKDLSISRSAFDWGITVPWDPSHVIYVWVDALLNYATAIGYGTDPEEFARRWPAYHVVGKDILRFHAVIWPAMLMAAGLEVPRGVFAHGWLLVGGEKMSKSKLTGIAPTEITDVFGSDAYRFYFLSAIAFGQDGSFSWEDLSARYQAELANGFGNLASRTIAMVERYFGGVVPAAAEYTAGDLEIQRVVADAAAAADAAMERFRPDEAIAAIWTIVDALNGYITENEPWALAKDEAQRARLGTVLYTAAEGLRALAVLLSPVMPAATGKLWAALGIDARLEDQPLREAGRWGILPAGTTVSGLAPLFPRVEQTA, translated from the coding sequence GTGAGCAACGGCCGCAGCTTCTACATCACCACGCCGATCTACTACCCCAGTGATCTGCCCCACATCGGGCACGGGTACACGTCCGTCGCCGTCGACACGCTCGCCCGGTGGCACCGTCAGGCCGGTGACGACACCTGGATGCTGACGGGCACCGACGAGCACGGGCAGAAGATGCTCCGCGCCGCCGCCGCCAACAACGTCACGCCCCAGGAGTGGGTCGACAAGCTGGTCGAGGAGTCCTGGTTCCCGCTGCTGCGCACGCTGGACGTCGCGAACGACGACTTCATCCGTACGACGCAGGAACGTCACGAGGAGCGGGTGAAGGTCTTCGTGCAGACCCTGTTCGACCGCGGCTACATCTACGCGGGCGAGTACGCCGCGCTGTACTGCGTCGGCTGCGAGGAGTTCAAGCCCGAGGCCGAGATCGCCGACGGCACCGGCCCGTTCGAGGGCCTGAAGGTCTGCGCCATCCACTCCAAGCCGCTCGAGCTGCTGCAGGAGAAGAACTACTTCTTCAAGCTCAGCGAGTTCCAGGACCGGCTGCTCGAGCTCTACAAAACGGTGCCGGACTTCGTCCGTCCCGAATCGGCACGCAACGAAGTCGTGTCGTTCGTGCGCTCGGGCCTGAAGGACCTCTCCATCTCGCGGTCGGCGTTCGACTGGGGCATCACGGTGCCGTGGGATCCGTCGCACGTCATCTACGTGTGGGTCGACGCCCTGCTGAACTACGCCACGGCGATCGGCTACGGCACCGACCCCGAGGAGTTCGCGCGCCGCTGGCCGGCCTACCACGTCGTGGGCAAGGACATCCTCCGTTTCCACGCGGTCATCTGGCCGGCGATGCTCATGGCCGCGGGCCTGGAGGTGCCGCGGGGCGTCTTCGCGCACGGGTGGCTGCTCGTGGGCGGCGAGAAGATGTCGAAGTCGAAGCTCACCGGTATCGCACCGACCGAGATCACCGACGTCTTCGGCTCGGACGCCTACCGCTTCTACTTCCTCTCGGCCATCGCGTTCGGTCAGGACGGCTCGTTCTCGTGGGAGGACCTGTCGGCGCGGTACCAGGCGGAACTGGCGAACGGATTCGGCAATCTCGCCTCCCGCACGATCGCGATGGTCGAGCGCTACTTCGGCGGCGTCGTTCCGGCCGCGGCGGAGTACACCGCCGGCGACCTCGAGATCCAGCGGGTCGTCGCGGATGCCGCTGCCGCAGCCGACGCGGCGATGGAGCGCTTCCGTCCCGACGAGGCGATCGCCGCGATCTGGACGATCGTCGACGCCCTCAACGGCTACATCACCGAGAACGAGCCATGGGCCCTCGCCAAGGACGAGGCGCAGCGCGCCCGGCTGGGGACGGTGCTCTACACCGCGGCTGAAGGGCTGCGCGCCCTCGCGGTGCTGCTGTCGCCGGTCATGCCCGCCGCGACCGGCAAGCTCTGGGCCGCGCTCGGCATCGACGCGCGGCTGGAGGACCAGCCGCTGCGCGAAGCCGGACGCTGGGGCATCCTGCCCGCAGGCACGACGGTCTCGGGCTTGGCCCCGCTCTTCCCGCGCGTCGAGCAGACCGCCTGA
- a CDS encoding TatD family hydrolase — MVDSPTNADPAGATPSLRDESAGDVSQYVRQREQAARDVRWPAAPEPLAVPVYDNHTHLEIEDGDEPRTLAEQLELAASVGVIGVVQAGGDIESSRWSAWAAATHPRVLAAVAIHPNEAPVYAAAGRLQEAIDVIDELAAQPRVRAVGETGLDFFRTGDDGLPAQFESFEAHIALAKKHDVAMQIHDRDAHDAVLETLLRVGAPERTVFHCFSGDADMARIAAERGYWLSFAGNVTFKNAQNLRDALAVTPRERILVETDAPFLTPTPHRGRPNAPYLIPVTLRFMAAELGVEVDELAAQVAANTRAVYGEF; from the coding sequence ATGGTCGACTCGCCGACGAACGCGGATCCGGCCGGCGCGACGCCCTCGCTTCGCGACGAGTCGGCCGGAGACGTCTCGCAGTACGTGCGGCAGCGGGAGCAGGCGGCCCGGGATGTGCGGTGGCCGGCGGCGCCCGAGCCGCTGGCCGTGCCGGTCTACGACAACCACACCCACCTCGAGATCGAGGACGGCGACGAACCGCGAACCCTGGCCGAGCAGCTCGAGCTGGCGGCATCCGTGGGCGTCATCGGGGTCGTGCAGGCCGGGGGTGACATCGAGTCGTCGCGGTGGTCGGCCTGGGCTGCGGCCACGCACCCGCGCGTGCTCGCCGCTGTCGCGATCCACCCCAACGAAGCGCCGGTCTACGCCGCGGCGGGGCGGCTGCAGGAGGCCATCGACGTCATCGACGAGCTCGCCGCTCAGCCGCGTGTGCGCGCCGTCGGCGAGACCGGACTCGACTTCTTCCGCACCGGCGACGACGGCCTGCCGGCGCAGTTCGAGAGCTTCGAGGCGCACATCGCGCTGGCGAAGAAGCACGACGTGGCGATGCAGATCCACGATCGCGACGCCCACGACGCGGTGCTCGAGACCCTGCTGCGGGTCGGTGCTCCCGAGCGGACGGTCTTCCACTGCTTCTCGGGCGACGCCGACATGGCGCGTATCGCCGCCGAGCGCGGGTACTGGCTCAGCTTCGCCGGCAACGTGACGTTCAAGAACGCGCAGAACCTCCGCGATGCGCTCGCGGTGACCCCGCGCGAGCGCATCCTCGTCGAGACCGACGCGCCGTTCCTGACGCCGACGCCGCACCGCGGACGTCCCAATGCGCCGTATCTCATCCCCGTCACGCTGCGCTTCATGGCAGCCGAGCTCGGCGTCGAGGTCGACGAGCTGGCCGCGCAGGTCGCGGCGAACACGCGCGCCGTCTACGGCGAGTTCTGA